The following proteins are co-located in the Microvirga ossetica genome:
- the paaG gene encoding 2-(1,2-epoxy-1,2-dihydrophenyl)acetyl-CoA isomerase PaaG — translation MENDVILIDRRDGYRVITLNRPDRLNSFNETMHAALMGALLDAEADPECRALVLTGAGRGFCAGQDLSDRVFSPGQVPDLSSTIERFYNPLVRKLRALQMPVIGAVNGVAAGAGANIALACDIVLASRSAKFIQAFAKLGLVPDSGGTWFLPRLVGPARARALALLADPVTAEQAEAWGMIWKCVDDTALLDEAHRLAAHFATQPTIGLGFIKQALDASETNDLDRQLDLERDLQGQAGRTPDYLEGVTAFFEKRQPIFSGRT, via the coding sequence GTGGAGAACGACGTCATCCTCATCGACCGGCGGGACGGATATCGGGTCATCACCCTCAACCGCCCGGATCGATTGAATTCGTTCAACGAGACGATGCACGCGGCCCTAATGGGTGCCCTCCTCGATGCGGAAGCCGATCCTGAGTGCCGCGCGCTCGTCCTGACCGGTGCCGGGCGCGGGTTCTGCGCCGGCCAGGATCTGTCCGACCGCGTCTTCAGCCCGGGCCAGGTGCCGGATCTCTCTTCCACCATCGAGCGGTTCTACAATCCCCTCGTGCGCAAGCTCCGGGCGCTGCAGATGCCGGTGATCGGTGCCGTCAACGGCGTCGCGGCCGGTGCGGGCGCCAATATTGCGCTGGCCTGCGACATCGTCCTCGCATCCCGCTCGGCAAAGTTCATCCAAGCCTTCGCGAAGCTCGGCCTCGTGCCCGATTCGGGCGGGACCTGGTTCCTGCCGCGGCTCGTCGGGCCGGCACGGGCCCGCGCCCTCGCGCTCCTCGCCGACCCCGTCACGGCAGAGCAGGCGGAAGCCTGGGGCATGATCTGGAAATGCGTCGACGACACGGCCCTGCTAGACGAGGCGCATCGCCTCGCCGCGCATTTCGCGACGCAGCCGACGATCGGCCTCGGCTTCATCAAGCAGGCCCTCGACGCATCCGAGACGAACGATCTCGACCGCCAACTCGATCTGGAACGGGACCTGCAGGGACAGGCGGGCCGCACGCCCGATTACCTGGAGGGCGTCACGGCCTTCTTCGAGAAGCGGCAACCCATATTCAGCGGAAGAACTTGA
- a CDS encoding ABC transporter substrate-binding protein, translating into MALGVSHGALAQDTIKIGSVLSVTGPSSFLGEPEDKTLRLYADKINAAGGIGGKKIELVIYDDGGDANKARTFATRLLEDDEVIAMVGGTTTGSTMAMIPVFEEAKVPFISLAGAIEVVDPVRKFVFKTPHTDKMACEKIFEDLKKRNLTKIGMISGTDGFGASMRAQCVKAAPNYGVQIVSDETYGPRDSDMTAQLTKIKNTAGVQAVVNPGFGQGPAIVTRNYAQLGMNAIPFYQSHGVASKSFIELAGAAAEGVRLPAAALLVGDKLPDSDPQKKVVTEYKQAYEGATKQPVSTFGGHAYDGLFILVEAMKRANSTDPQKIRDEIEKTKGFVGTGGIVSMSGTDHLGLDLSAFRMLEIKGGDWNLAASGS; encoded by the coding sequence ATGGCCCTTGGCGTCTCCCACGGCGCGCTTGCGCAGGACACCATCAAGATCGGATCCGTTCTCTCGGTCACCGGACCGTCGTCATTCCTCGGCGAGCCGGAGGACAAGACGCTGCGGCTCTATGCCGACAAGATCAATGCGGCCGGCGGCATCGGCGGCAAGAAGATCGAGCTCGTGATCTACGACGACGGCGGCGATGCCAACAAGGCGCGCACCTTCGCGACGCGCCTTCTTGAAGACGACGAGGTCATCGCCATGGTCGGCGGCACGACGACCGGCTCTACCATGGCGATGATCCCGGTTTTCGAAGAGGCGAAGGTTCCGTTCATCTCGCTCGCCGGCGCCATCGAGGTGGTCGATCCCGTGCGCAAGTTCGTCTTCAAGACGCCGCATACGGACAAGATGGCCTGCGAGAAGATCTTCGAGGATCTGAAGAAGCGCAACCTCACCAAGATCGGCATGATCTCCGGCACGGACGGGTTCGGCGCTTCCATGCGCGCGCAATGCGTGAAGGCCGCGCCGAACTACGGCGTTCAGATCGTCAGCGACGAGACCTATGGCCCGCGCGACAGCGACATGACGGCTCAGCTCACGAAGATCAAGAACACCGCCGGCGTACAGGCCGTGGTCAATCCGGGCTTCGGCCAGGGCCCGGCCATCGTGACCCGCAACTACGCCCAGCTCGGCATGAACGCCATCCCGTTCTACCAGAGCCACGGTGTCGCCTCGAAGAGCTTCATCGAGCTCGCGGGTGCTGCGGCCGAAGGAGTCAGGCTGCCAGCGGCAGCGCTCCTCGTCGGCGACAAGCTGCCCGACAGCGACCCGCAGAAGAAAGTCGTGACGGAATACAAGCAGGCCTATGAGGGCGCTACGAAGCAGCCGGTCTCGACCTTCGGCGGCCATGCCTATGACGGGCTGTTCATCCTGGTCGAGGCCATGAAGCGCGCGAATTCCACCGACCCGCAGAAGATCCGCGACGAGATCGAGAAGACCAAGGGCTTCGTCGGCACCGGCGGCATCGTGAGCATGTCGGGCACCGACCATCTCGGCCTCGACCTCTCGGCGTTCCGCATGCTCGAGATCAAGGGCGGCGACTGGAACCTTGCAGCATCGGGAAGCTGA
- a CDS encoding branched-chain amino acid ABC transporter permease, which produces MAEFLQFLFSGLTVGAVYALVALGFTLIYNASGVVNFAQGEFVMLGGMGTVFAYAAGIPLPLAALIAIVAAVVIGLLLHRLAIEPARGASAVTLIIITIGASILLRGLAAIVFDKQFHKLPAFTGDSPIDILGAAVQPQSFWVLGGTAIVVLALYVFLEHTITGKAVLATAANRLAARLVGINTTTIMALAFGGSAAIGAIAGILVTPITLTSYDVGTLLALKGFAAAMLGGMGNPIGAVVGGLLLGLLEAFGAGYLSSTYKDAFAFLVILIVLFAAPQGLFGRRMVERV; this is translated from the coding sequence ATGGCCGAGTTCCTCCAGTTTCTCTTCTCCGGACTGACGGTGGGAGCCGTCTATGCCCTGGTCGCGCTCGGCTTCACCCTGATCTACAACGCGTCTGGCGTCGTAAACTTCGCGCAGGGCGAGTTCGTGATGCTGGGCGGCATGGGCACCGTCTTTGCCTATGCTGCCGGCATCCCGCTGCCGCTGGCAGCTCTGATCGCCATCGTGGCTGCCGTGGTCATCGGACTCCTGCTGCATCGCCTGGCCATCGAGCCTGCCCGGGGCGCGTCCGCCGTGACGCTCATCATCATCACCATCGGCGCATCGATCCTGCTGCGCGGCCTCGCCGCCATCGTCTTCGACAAGCAGTTTCACAAGTTGCCGGCCTTCACAGGCGACAGCCCGATCGACATCCTGGGCGCAGCGGTCCAGCCGCAGAGCTTCTGGGTGCTTGGCGGGACCGCCATCGTCGTGCTGGCGCTTTACGTCTTCCTTGAGCACACCATCACGGGCAAGGCGGTTCTTGCCACCGCGGCGAACCGGCTTGCGGCGCGGCTGGTCGGCATCAACACCACGACCATCATGGCGCTGGCCTTCGGTGGCTCCGCCGCCATCGGCGCGATTGCCGGCATTCTCGTAACGCCGATCACCCTGACGAGCTACGATGTCGGCACATTGCTCGCCCTGAAGGGCTTTGCGGCTGCGATGCTGGGCGGCATGGGCAATCCCATCGGTGCGGTCGTCGGCGGGCTCCTGCTCGGACTGCTGGAGGCGTTCGGCGCCGGCTATCTCAGCTCCACCTACAAGGATGCCTTTGCCTTCCTGGTCATTCTCATCGTGCTGTTCGCCGCACCTCAAGGCCTGTTCGGGCGCCGTATGGTGGAGAGGGTATAG
- a CDS encoding branched-chain amino acid ABC transporter permease has translation MRALANQRFLTLALLAVVIAVLPFVFPSSYYFRVASLVWVSALAAVGLNILMGQAGQVSLGHAAFFGIGAYAVAIGPTHLGIPSWAALLIGAVLSAALAYLVGRPILRLKGHYLAIATLGLGVLVALVITTESRWTGGPDGMPVERLSLFGWRVSGSYTWYWVTGGLLLVGTWIALNLDETPTGRAFRALHDSEVAAQVVGVDVARFKLQAFVIAAVYASLAGSALAFMNGFINPDQAGFLHSVELVTMVVLGGLGSVVGSIVGAALLVTLPQALTVFQEYEHLLLGLIIIVAMIFMRNGIVPSLSSLLLRKARS, from the coding sequence ATGCGTGCTCTCGCGAACCAGCGCTTCCTCACGCTCGCTCTTCTGGCGGTGGTGATCGCGGTTCTCCCGTTCGTCTTTCCCTCAAGCTACTATTTCCGCGTGGCATCGCTCGTGTGGGTGTCCGCGCTTGCCGCCGTCGGGCTGAACATTCTCATGGGACAGGCGGGACAGGTCAGCCTCGGGCATGCGGCGTTCTTCGGCATCGGCGCCTATGCGGTTGCTATCGGCCCGACGCATCTCGGCATTCCGTCCTGGGCCGCGCTGCTCATCGGAGCGGTGCTCTCGGCGGCTCTCGCCTATCTTGTCGGGCGCCCGATCCTGCGGCTCAAAGGGCATTATCTTGCCATCGCCACCCTGGGCCTCGGAGTGCTCGTCGCGCTCGTCATCACCACGGAGAGCCGCTGGACCGGTGGACCCGATGGCATGCCCGTCGAAAGGCTGAGCCTGTTCGGCTGGCGGGTCAGCGGATCCTATACCTGGTACTGGGTGACGGGCGGCCTCCTGCTCGTCGGCACCTGGATTGCGCTCAATCTCGACGAGACGCCGACGGGGCGGGCCTTCCGCGCGCTGCACGACAGCGAAGTGGCGGCCCAGGTGGTGGGCGTCGATGTCGCCCGGTTCAAGCTGCAGGCCTTCGTGATCGCCGCCGTCTATGCCTCGCTGGCAGGATCGGCCCTTGCCTTCATGAATGGCTTCATCAATCCGGATCAGGCCGGCTTCCTTCACTCCGTGGAGCTCGTCACCATGGTCGTGCTCGGCGGGTTGGGGTCGGTCGTCGGCAGCATCGTCGGCGCGGCCTTGCTGGTGACCCTGCCGCAGGCGCTGACGGTGTTCCAGGAATATGAGCATCTCCTGCTCGGCCTTATCATCATCGTGGCGATGATCTTTATGCGCAACGGCATCGTGCCGAGCCTCTCAAGCCTGCTTCTCCGGAAGGCGCGCTCATGA
- a CDS encoding ABC transporter ATP-binding protein, whose translation MTILEATDIGISFGGVKAVDGVSFSAGPGQILSIIGPNGAGKTTLFNVVSGVYMASRGTIRLSGEDVTGLAPHRLAARGLSRTFQNLQIFQRMTACENVMVGRHLREKCSLLPALFRTSAVTRQNRETRAMALGLLEDVGLKDTADIPAGSLPYGACKRLEIARALAAEPRVLLLDEPAAGCNAVETEEIDHLIRQVADRGVAVVLVEHDMKLVMKISDRILVLERGRPLAEGTPREVRDDPRVLEAYLGQHGAREAARA comes from the coding sequence ATGACTATCCTCGAAGCGACGGATATCGGCATCTCCTTCGGCGGCGTGAAGGCCGTCGACGGCGTGAGCTTCTCGGCCGGTCCTGGGCAGATCCTGTCGATCATCGGCCCGAACGGCGCCGGCAAGACGACGTTGTTCAACGTCGTGTCCGGCGTCTACATGGCGAGCCGCGGCACGATCCGTCTTTCCGGCGAGGACGTGACGGGTCTTGCCCCCCACAGGCTGGCGGCACGCGGTCTTTCGCGAACCTTCCAGAACCTGCAGATCTTCCAGCGCATGACCGCTTGCGAGAACGTGATGGTCGGCCGCCATTTGCGCGAGAAGTGCAGTCTCTTGCCGGCACTGTTCAGGACATCGGCGGTCACGCGGCAGAATCGCGAGACGCGGGCAATGGCGCTCGGTCTTCTGGAAGATGTCGGATTGAAGGATACGGCGGATATTCCCGCCGGTTCGCTGCCTTACGGCGCCTGCAAGCGTCTCGAGATCGCCCGCGCGCTCGCTGCCGAACCGCGCGTGCTTCTCCTCGATGAACCGGCCGCCGGCTGCAATGCCGTCGAGACGGAAGAGATCGATCACCTGATCCGGCAGGTTGCCGACAGAGGCGTCGCTGTCGTGCTGGTCGAGCACGACATGAAGCTCGTCATGAAGATCTCCGACAGGATCCTCGTGCTCGAACGCGGCCGGCCGCTGGCAGAAGGAACCCCGCGCGAGGTGCGCGACGATCCGAGGGTCCTCGAGGCTTATCTGGGACAGCATGGTGCACGGGAGGCTGCCCGTGCTTGA
- a CDS encoding ABC transporter ATP-binding protein — MLEVANLRSAYGRIEVLKGVSLDVQTGEIVALVGSNGAGKTTLLRALSGVQPVTGGEIRFNGQRIDSLPPHLRVELGITQSPEGRQVFGPLTVEDNLRLGAYRRRDKAIEQDRDRIFAMFPVLAEKRHLLAGGLSGGQQQMLAIGRALMGRPKLLLLDEPSLGLSPLLVDQILDAIVSLKKDGITVLLVEQNASAALAIADRGYVLETGKVAYSGAGSALLADPQVKAAYLGID, encoded by the coding sequence GTGCTTGAGGTTGCAAACCTGAGAAGCGCCTATGGTCGCATCGAGGTGCTCAAGGGCGTCAGCCTCGATGTCCAGACCGGCGAGATCGTAGCGCTGGTCGGCTCGAACGGCGCGGGAAAGACGACGTTGCTGCGCGCGCTCTCGGGCGTTCAGCCGGTCACGGGCGGGGAAATCCGTTTCAACGGCCAGCGGATCGATAGCCTGCCGCCGCATCTGCGGGTCGAATTGGGCATCACGCAGTCACCGGAAGGCCGGCAGGTGTTCGGACCCCTGACCGTCGAGGACAACCTGCGGCTCGGTGCCTATCGCCGGCGCGACAAAGCCATTGAGCAGGACCGTGACCGCATCTTCGCCATGTTCCCGGTGCTGGCCGAGAAGCGACACCTCCTAGCGGGCGGCCTGTCGGGCGGCCAGCAGCAGATGCTGGCCATCGGCCGCGCGCTGATGGGGCGGCCCAAGCTTCTGCTTCTGGACGAGCCGTCGCTCGGTCTGTCGCCGCTCCTCGTCGATCAGATCCTGGACGCCATCGTGTCGCTGAAGAAGGATGGGATCACCGTGCTGCTGGTCGAGCAGAATGCCAGCGCGGCCTTGGCGATCGCCGATCGCGGTTATGTGCTGGAAACCGGCAAGGTCGCCTATAGCGGCGCCGGCTCCGCGCTGCTCGCGGATCCGCAGGTCAAGGCCGCTTATCTCGGCATCGACTGA
- a CDS encoding DUF2783 domain-containing protein: protein MTALITENRFADPDRAYRALIEAHRGLTDEESAALNSRLVLILANHIGDHAVLQEALDLAKRRDEPREDTPEAGTQAAQSMPR, encoded by the coding sequence ATGACGGCGCTGATCACGGAAAACCGCTTCGCCGATCCCGATCGGGCCTATCGCGCTCTCATCGAAGCCCATCGCGGATTGACGGACGAGGAGAGCGCCGCGCTCAACAGCCGCCTCGTGCTGATCCTCGCCAATCACATCGGCGATCATGCGGTGCTTCAAGAAGCGCTCGATCTGGCGAAGCGCCGTGACGAGCCTCGGGAGGACACTCCCGAGGCTGGGACACAAGCTGCTCAGTCGATGCCGAGATAA